In Cellvibrio polysaccharolyticus, a genomic segment contains:
- a CDS encoding MalY/PatB family protein produces MLLPNFDIPVQREGTASLKFDGRQQVFGRADVNPLWVADMDFASPDCIQAAIAERNQHPVYGYSLLPDSFYQSVIDWFATRHHWQIKREWIVAAPGVVSSLHAACLAFAGEGEGVIIQPPVYHPFLGAIQKTRRQPLLNPLQAGVDGYRMDFQQLEILARDARLLMLCSPHNPVGRVWRRDELLQLLDIARRNKLYIISDDIHADLVFSESKHTMLAALGEGFEAYLAERVITAVSPNKSFNIPGLGLSCLIIPNAESRQKIQAAYDLIAANYANPLSLVAFTAAYQQGGEWLDALLKYLQGNRDFVFNKVQQGLPLLKVSRSEGTCLMWLDCRSLKLDDAALRDFMINTCGVGLSPGLQFGEQGSGFMRLNIGTRRERLAEALTAIEAGIKTL; encoded by the coding sequence ATGCTGCTGCCGAATTTCGATATTCCCGTTCAACGCGAAGGCACCGCGTCATTAAAATTTGATGGCCGGCAGCAGGTTTTCGGCCGTGCCGATGTTAACCCCTTGTGGGTTGCCGATATGGACTTCGCCTCACCGGATTGTATTCAGGCAGCGATTGCCGAACGCAATCAACACCCGGTGTACGGTTATTCGTTATTACCAGACAGCTTTTACCAATCGGTGATCGACTGGTTTGCTACCCGGCATCACTGGCAAATAAAACGCGAGTGGATTGTTGCCGCGCCCGGTGTGGTTTCGTCCTTGCATGCCGCTTGCCTGGCCTTTGCCGGGGAAGGTGAGGGCGTGATTATTCAGCCGCCGGTTTATCATCCTTTTTTGGGTGCGATTCAGAAAACCCGTCGGCAACCTTTGCTGAACCCTTTGCAAGCCGGTGTTGACGGTTATCGCATGGATTTTCAGCAGTTGGAAATTCTCGCCCGTGATGCTCGCCTGTTGATGCTATGTTCGCCACATAACCCGGTCGGGCGCGTATGGCGGCGCGATGAGTTGTTGCAGTTGCTGGATATTGCTCGGCGCAATAAGTTGTACATTATTTCCGATGATATTCATGCCGATCTGGTATTCAGTGAGAGCAAACACACCATGCTGGCGGCGCTGGGTGAAGGTTTCGAAGCGTATCTTGCGGAGCGGGTGATCACCGCCGTCAGCCCCAACAAGAGCTTTAATATTCCAGGGCTCGGGTTGTCCTGTTTGATTATCCCCAACGCCGAATCCCGCCAAAAAATTCAGGCCGCCTACGATTTGATTGCGGCCAATTATGCCAACCCTTTGTCACTGGTGGCATTTACCGCAGCCTATCAGCAGGGGGGCGAATGGCTGGATGCGCTGTTGAAGTACCTGCAAGGCAATCGCGATTTTGTGTTTAACAAGGTTCAGCAGGGTCTGCCGCTGTTAAAAGTCAGCCGCTCCGAAGGCACCTGTTTGATGTGGCTGGATTGTCGTTCGTTAAAACTGGACGATGCCGCGCTCCGCGATTTTATGATCAACACGTGCGGCGTTGGGCTAAGCCCGGGGTTGCAGTTCGGTGAGCAGGGCAGCGGATTTATGCGACTGAACATCGGCACCCGCCGCGAACGTCTGGCAGAAGCCCTGACGGCAATCGAGGCGGGTATCAAAACGCTTTAA
- the rimO gene encoding 30S ribosomal protein S12 methylthiotransferase RimO, with amino-acid sequence MKSNPTVGFVSLGCPKNLVDSERILTQLRMEGYNIVPTYKDADMVIVNTCGFIDSAVQESLGAIGEALNENGKVLVTGCLGAKEDDIRQIHPHVLGITGPHAYEAVLGQVHQHLPPSPIHNPFVDLVPPQGVKLTPRHYAYLKISEGCNHSCSFCIIPDMRGKLVSRPIGQVMGEAERLVKAGVKELLVISQDTSAYGVDIKHRTDFWEGRPLKTDMYQLASALGELGVWVRMHYVYPYPHVDNIMPLMAEGKVLPYLDIPFQHASPTLLRKMRRPGQVEKTLERIKNWRQQVPNLTLRSTFIVGFPGETEDDFQQLMDFLQEAQLDRVGCFQYSPVEGARANELPDHVPDEIKQERFDRFMQLQQKISADRLQAKVGSTQQVLIDEVDEEGAIGRSFADAPEIDGNVYLNGEQNVKPGDMVQVKIEHADEYDLWGSVVTKQ; translated from the coding sequence ATGAAATCCAATCCCACTGTCGGCTTTGTCAGCCTTGGTTGCCCCAAAAATCTGGTTGATTCCGAGCGCATTCTTACCCAATTACGGATGGAAGGTTACAACATCGTACCGACCTACAAGGATGCAGACATGGTGATCGTGAACACCTGCGGCTTTATTGATAGCGCCGTTCAGGAATCATTGGGCGCCATTGGTGAAGCCTTGAATGAAAACGGCAAGGTACTGGTTACCGGCTGTTTGGGCGCGAAAGAAGATGACATCCGTCAAATTCACCCGCATGTGCTCGGTATTACCGGCCCGCACGCCTACGAGGCGGTGCTGGGGCAGGTTCACCAGCATTTGCCACCCAGCCCGATACACAACCCGTTTGTTGACCTGGTGCCGCCGCAAGGCGTGAAACTCACCCCGCGTCACTACGCTTACCTGAAAATATCCGAAGGCTGTAACCACAGTTGCAGCTTCTGCATTATTCCGGACATGCGTGGCAAGCTGGTCAGCCGTCCTATCGGGCAGGTGATGGGCGAAGCCGAACGTCTGGTGAAAGCCGGTGTGAAAGAACTGCTGGTAATCTCCCAGGATACCTCAGCCTACGGCGTAGACATCAAACACCGCACGGACTTCTGGGAAGGCCGTCCGCTGAAAACCGATATGTACCAATTGGCCAGTGCGCTCGGCGAGCTTGGCGTATGGGTGCGTATGCACTACGTGTACCCTTATCCGCACGTCGACAACATTATGCCGCTGATGGCCGAAGGCAAAGTGCTGCCGTATCTCGACATTCCTTTCCAGCACGCCAGCCCGACATTACTTCGCAAAATGCGCCGCCCCGGTCAGGTTGAAAAAACGCTGGAGCGCATCAAAAACTGGCGTCAGCAAGTACCGAATCTGACATTGCGTTCTACTTTTATTGTTGGCTTCCCTGGTGAAACCGAAGACGATTTCCAGCAATTGATGGACTTTTTGCAGGAAGCGCAGCTGGATCGCGTCGGTTGTTTCCAATACTCACCGGTGGAAGGCGCCCGCGCCAATGAATTACCGGATCATGTACCGGACGAGATCAAGCAGGAGCGTTTTGACCGTTTTATGCAGTTGCAGCAAAAAATCTCGGCAGATCGCTTGCAGGCCAAAGTTGGCTCTACTCAACAAGTGCTGATTGATGAGGTTGATGAAGAAGGCGCTATTGGCCGCAGCTTCGCTGATGCGCCGGAGATTGACGGCAACGTGTATCTGAACGGTGAGCAAAATGTGAAGCCGGGCGATATGGTTCAGGTAAAAATCGAACACGCCGACGAATATGACTTGTGGGGATCTGTCGTTACCAAACAATGA
- a CDS encoding protein-disulfide reductase DsbD family protein, whose product MLCIALLGLLQLPPIQAAERIESDHVVITWLAPEQFATGNTTLGIHFEPDPGWHVYWRNPGDSGAAPRFSFKTENIEIGETRWPYPARLPVAHLVNLGYEKDVAYLFDAQVADAQVGNNGNVHIEADLEWLVCKEECIPGFGLLTLDRPVAAAGEQWSQAAQATLQRFDARIPQSASQSPWKVTGAHWSAADSALRVQVEPQVEGIDLDTIEAPEAFPLDGNWVDPHAPKVERSDNGFEYRFVTLPGMTASATTGLVIAADGMAWEFPEIPVAQGALNQGSGEGVSFWILLISAIIGGAILNLMPCVFPVLSIKLFSLIQTPGQGVAQSKQRLHEGLLYTAGVLSTFFALGAVFLALRAGGAAIGWGFQLQSPLVVFFLIVLFWLIALAFLGSFEIGHRLMQWAGGSQSSSSFMTGVLAVFVAAPCTGPFMGAALGAAATLPAAYAMAIFLGLGLGLALPFLILTASPALSSRLPKPGAWMERLRQFFAFPLFATVLWLVWVLAQLTGQQAWLVSGIALLLLAFALWLGQTGSKLWKLLAWILALVAIVWAGNTLNRGFGEQPGVAVDSEWAGYNAENIAAARVEGRAVFIDFTAAWCITCQVNKKVVLDTDAANAIFSEHDVLRIRADWTRYDPVITEALSVLGRNSVPVYAFYPADGGAVQVLPQILSLDMIRELVP is encoded by the coding sequence TTGCTCTGTATAGCGCTGCTGGGCTTGTTGCAGTTGCCGCCAATACAGGCAGCGGAGCGTATTGAGTCTGATCATGTCGTCATTACCTGGCTGGCTCCGGAGCAATTTGCTACCGGCAACACCACGCTGGGCATTCATTTCGAGCCGGACCCGGGTTGGCACGTCTACTGGCGCAATCCGGGAGATTCCGGCGCTGCTCCCCGTTTTTCCTTCAAAACCGAAAACATTGAAATTGGCGAAACGCGCTGGCCTTACCCGGCGCGCTTGCCGGTAGCGCATCTGGTTAACCTGGGTTACGAAAAAGATGTTGCCTATCTGTTTGATGCTCAGGTGGCTGATGCGCAAGTCGGCAACAACGGAAATGTGCATATAGAAGCCGATCTGGAATGGCTCGTGTGCAAGGAAGAATGCATCCCCGGTTTCGGCTTGCTAACGCTTGATCGTCCGGTGGCTGCGGCTGGCGAACAATGGTCGCAGGCAGCACAAGCGACTCTGCAGCGTTTTGATGCCCGTATTCCCCAATCTGCCAGCCAATCTCCCTGGAAAGTCACCGGCGCCCACTGGAGCGCTGCTGATTCCGCCTTGAGGGTTCAGGTGGAGCCGCAAGTTGAGGGCATTGACCTGGATACCATTGAAGCACCGGAAGCCTTTCCGCTGGATGGTAATTGGGTAGACCCTCATGCGCCAAAAGTAGAGCGCAGTGATAACGGCTTCGAATACCGATTCGTTACCTTGCCGGGCATGACCGCTTCAGCAACCACCGGGTTGGTCATCGCGGCCGATGGTATGGCGTGGGAGTTTCCGGAAATTCCGGTTGCTCAGGGCGCATTGAATCAGGGCAGTGGCGAAGGTGTTTCATTCTGGATTTTGTTGATCTCCGCGATTATTGGCGGCGCCATTCTGAATTTGATGCCCTGCGTGTTTCCGGTGTTGTCGATCAAACTCTTTAGTCTGATTCAAACACCGGGGCAGGGCGTGGCGCAGTCGAAGCAGCGCTTGCATGAAGGTTTGCTATACACCGCAGGTGTGCTGAGTACTTTCTTCGCGTTAGGCGCGGTGTTTCTGGCGTTGCGCGCTGGCGGTGCTGCTATTGGCTGGGGTTTCCAGTTGCAATCGCCGCTGGTGGTGTTCTTTTTAATTGTTTTGTTCTGGTTAATTGCGCTGGCCTTTCTGGGCAGTTTTGAGATCGGTCACCGCCTCATGCAGTGGGCGGGCGGAAGCCAGAGCAGTTCTTCTTTTATGACCGGTGTATTGGCGGTGTTTGTCGCCGCGCCTTGCACCGGTCCTTTTATGGGCGCGGCATTGGGTGCCGCCGCGACCTTGCCAGCCGCTTACGCGATGGCGATTTTTCTCGGCCTGGGGTTAGGACTGGCGCTCCCCTTTTTAATATTAACCGCCAGCCCGGCCTTGTCGTCCCGTTTGCCCAAACCCGGTGCCTGGATGGAGCGCTTGCGCCAATTCTTTGCCTTCCCGTTATTCGCCACCGTGTTGTGGCTGGTATGGGTATTGGCGCAGCTTACCGGTCAGCAAGCGTGGCTGGTGAGTGGTATCGCTTTGTTGTTGCTGGCTTTTGCGCTGTGGCTGGGTCAAACCGGCAGTAAACTCTGGAAGCTACTTGCCTGGATCCTGGCGCTGGTGGCGATTGTTTGGGCCGGGAACACCTTGAATCGCGGTTTTGGCGAACAACCGGGTGTAGCGGTTGACAGCGAATGGGCAGGTTACAACGCAGAAAACATTGCCGCCGCAAGGGTGGAGGGCAGAGCGGTGTTTATAGATTTTACTGCCGCCTGGTGCATTACCTGCCAGGTGAATAAAAAAGTGGTTCTGGACACTGACGCCGCCAATGCTATTTTTTCAGAACATGATGTATTACGCATCCGTGCTGACTGGACGCGTTATGATCCGGTGATAACAGAGGCATTGTCCGTATTAGGGCGTAATTCTGTGCCTGTTTACGCGTTCTACCCGGCGGACGGTGGTGCAGTTCAGGTGCTGCCGCAGATCCTTTCGCTGGATATGATCCGGGAACTGGTTCCTTGA